The genomic region TTGAAGCCCGCCATCTCGCCGTAGAACCTGGCAACGCTCTTCACGAAGACCTCCCACGAGCTCCAATCCCCTCCGAACTGGCTTTCGTGGGCTTTCAGCGCCTTCAGCTTGAGCTTGAGGAAACCAGTAACATCCTCAATGTAGTTCGAGTTGTCCGTGTAGTAGAAGCCGAGGAGCCTTACCTCCCACGGCTCTCCTTCCCCGACGCTCGGAAGGGCGGAGAAGAAAGCCGCCTCTCCGGCCAAGAGCCCCGCGTTCCTGTGGTCTGGATGAACGTCGTAGGGGAGCCAGGGGTCCGGGGCGAGGACGAGGTCAGGCTTTTCGGAGCGGATTATCCTCAGCAGTTCCCCCCGGACCTCTTCGCTGTAGGGGAGCCTTGTGTCCCGGTAGTCAAGCCAGAGGAGTTTTTTGACGCCTATTATCTCCGCCGCCCTCTCCTGCTCCCTCCGCCGGATTTTCTTCAGCTCATCGGGCGGAAGCTCCCTGCTCCCTGCTGAACCGTCCGTCAGTGTGAGGTAGGTTATCTCCTTCCCCTCCCGCGAGAGCTTCGCCAGCATCCCCCCGATGGCGAGCTCGCAATCATCCGGATGGGGCTGGACGCAGAGAATCCTTTCAACGCCCTCGAAGGGCCTCTCCACGTCGAAGCCCAGCGTTTCCTTCAAAAGCGCCCTGAACTCATCGGGGGAAACTCCTCTGAGCTTGGCTTTGGCTAAAAGAATCGGCTTCAAGGCACTTCACCTCCCAGCAGTTCCTGGGCGCGCCTCCTGAGTATCTCCCTGACCTCCTCCCTGTCCCGTGGATACTGATGCCTTATCCAGAACCATACGAGGGCACAGAGCGTCCAGAAGAGCGAGCCTATTATGAGGGTGTACTCGTAGGCCTGGGCGTTGGTGTAGCCGGCAGCTCTAAGGGCCTCGATGAGGAATCCGCCGAAGAGCGGGCCGAGGGCCTTCCCGACGTTGTCTATGATGTTGAACACCCCGAAGACAGTCCCCCTGTCCTCGGGCAGGTTCACCTGGGAGATTATGGCCGTAACGTTCGGCCCCGCGAAGCTGACGAGCTGGAGGAAGAGTATCGAGTAAATCGTCAGTGCGAGCCAGCCCTCGAAGGAGAGCCTGGGCGGGAGCGGGTAAACTATGACCCCAATCGCCGCTATCATTCCGAGAAAGACGGCTATTCCTGTTATCAGCGCCCTGCCGCCGGGGCTTCTCCTCTCGAAGTAGTCTCCGACGTAGCCTCCGACTAAGGTTCCTATGACCGTCGCTATTCCGAGGATCAGCAGAACGAAGGTTGCGGTGTCCTTCTCCATTCCCCTCGTCACTATGAGGAACGAGACCAGCCAGTACATGAGGACGCCCCAGGGAACCGTTCCGGCCAAGCCCTGGAGGAATATTAGAAGGTTCGTCTTGGTTCTGAAGGACTTTCTAACTGCCTCCCAGCTCAGCCTGTAGGTGTACTCCACACCGCGCTCGATGAGCTTTCTGACCTCCTCCTCTCCGGCCCCCCTCTTGGGCTCCTCCGCTATTACGTAGAAGAGGGGCGCGAGGATGAAGTTCGGAACCGAGGCGAGGATGAAGGGAAGCCTCCAGCTCTCTATCAGACCGGCCATTATCATTCCGAAGAGGGTTCCGAAGCCGAAGGCCGTCTGTATGAAAGCGTAGCCCTTTCCGCGCTCCTCGCTCGGGAACATGTCAGCTATCAGGGAGTAGCCTATCGGGATTATCGAACCGACTCCAATCCCTGTGAAGAGCCTCATGAGAAGCAGCTCGTAGTAGCTGTTGACGAAGGCCGTCAGGAAGCAGGGTATCTCACCGAGGAGAACACCGACCACGAGGAGCTTCTTCCTCCCTTTGATATCTGAGAGAAAACCCCAGACTATCGTTATCAGCGCGCTCGTTGCGACGAATATCGTTGAGACGAGCCCCATCTGGGTCTCGCTTATCCCGAACTCGGCCATTATCTGCTGGTAGTTGGGGGGAAGCAGGTTCTGGTCGGCCATCAGGAAGGCCGCCATCAGGACGAGAAGGAGTATGGAGAGCTTATTTCTCAGGTTTCTCATTCACCACCCCTCCAGGCTTCGTAGATGGACCTAAACGCGTCGAGCCTCCTCTCGGGCAGGGGCTCCCAGCCCCTCGCATCGCTGTTCTCGGCAATGAAGGCCTTTTCTCCTCCCAGATCCCGTGAGAGAAAGTTCAGCCTGGCGTTGCCGTCGTCCAGCTTCCAGATGTCGAGGCTCTTATCGGGCGCCCAGCTCGAAGTCCTCAGGTAGAGCCTCCTTCCGGAGTGGGGAAGCTCGCTTGGAGGCCTTACCTCCCTCCCGAGGGCGTTGAAGACTTCGAGGAAAGAATCGACGGTTATCAGGTAGTCCGCCAGGGGACGGTAGCCCAGGAACTCTATGTCCGTGCCGTAGAGGACGATATCCTCGAGGTCTCTCAGCCATTTTGCCCCCTTCTTCGGGTTCATCAGCGGAAACCTCCCCGCTGAAAGCATCACGACGGTGTTCACGTTCACCCATACCGGTATCGCCTCGATTTCCTTAACCGCTTCGAGGGTTACTTTGCCGGAAAAGACCAGCCCCAGCGATTTCCTCAGCTCCCTCAGACCGAGGAGGTAGTTGACGTACCGGTTGCCCTCGCCCCGCTGGGCCTTAATGAGGTGGGGATAGAGTGGCTTCACAGGCTTTATTGCCCTGTTGAGGTGGTCGGAAAGGACGAGGGCTTCACCATCGACGAAAACTGTCTCGTAGCCGTTGTCCCTAAGTATAGCGGGCAGAATCGGGTCGTAGGCCAGCTCCGGTGGGAAGAAGAGCTTTGGAGAGACTTCAAGGAGGCTCTCCTTTACCTCCCTGTCCCTTCGTACCTGGGCCTCAACCCTGTCGAGGCTCAGGAGAGGCAGTATCGCGTGGCTGTAGGCGGTTCCGGTTATCTCTATCAGCCCCGATTCGATTCCCCCACGTATTAACTCTAGGACATCCTCCGGAAGGAGTTCGAGCGTGAAGCCCGTGATGTTGAGGGCGAAGGGGGTTTCCCTTTTGAGGAGCGCCGAGAGAACCGGTACGTAGGCCTTCTCGATGACCTTTTCTATCTCCGCCTTCGGTATCTCCGCGTACTGGAGGTTGCCGTGGAGGAGGAGAGCGATCAACTCAGACCCTCCT from Thermococcus celericrescens harbors:
- a CDS encoding polysaccharide deacetylase family protein, yielding MIALLLHGNLQYAEIPKAEIEKVIEKAYVPVLSALLKRETPFALNITGFTLELLPEDVLELIRGGIESGLIEITGTAYSHAILPLLSLDRVEAQVRRDREVKESLLEVSPKLFFPPELAYDPILPAILRDNGYETVFVDGEALVLSDHLNRAIKPVKPLYPHLIKAQRGEGNRYVNYLLGLRELRKSLGLVFSGKVTLEAVKEIEAIPVWVNVNTVVMLSAGRFPLMNPKKGAKWLRDLEDIVLYGTDIEFLGYRPLADYLITVDSFLEVFNALGREVRPPSELPHSGRRLYLRTSSWAPDKSLDIWKLDDGNARLNFLSRDLGGEKAFIAENSDARGWEPLPERRLDAFRSIYEAWRGGE
- a CDS encoding MFS transporter, which encodes MRNLRNKLSILLLVLMAAFLMADQNLLPPNYQQIMAEFGISETQMGLVSTIFVATSALITIVWGFLSDIKGRKKLLVVGVLLGEIPCFLTAFVNSYYELLLMRLFTGIGVGSIIPIGYSLIADMFPSEERGKGYAFIQTAFGFGTLFGMIMAGLIESWRLPFILASVPNFILAPLFYVIAEEPKRGAGEEEVRKLIERGVEYTYRLSWEAVRKSFRTKTNLLIFLQGLAGTVPWGVLMYWLVSFLIVTRGMEKDTATFVLLILGIATVIGTLVGGYVGDYFERRSPGGRALITGIAVFLGMIAAIGVIVYPLPPRLSFEGWLALTIYSILFLQLVSFAGPNVTAIISQVNLPEDRGTVFGVFNIIDNVGKALGPLFGGFLIEALRAAGYTNAQAYEYTLIIGSLFWTLCALVWFWIRHQYPRDREEVREILRRRAQELLGGEVP
- a CDS encoding PIG-L deacetylase family protein; the protein is MKPILLAKAKLRGVSPDEFRALLKETLGFDVERPFEGVERILCVQPHPDDCELAIGGMLAKLSREGKEITYLTLTDGSAGSRELPPDELKKIRRREQERAAEIIGVKKLLWLDYRDTRLPYSEEVRGELLRIIRSEKPDLVLAPDPWLPYDVHPDHRNAGLLAGEAAFFSALPSVGEGEPWEVRLLGFYYTDNSNYIEDVTGFLKLKLKALKAHESQFGGDWSSWEVFVKSVARFYGEMAGFKYGEGLRILPTVLFHANPLAGVL